The following coding sequences lie in one Capsicum annuum cultivar UCD-10X-F1 chromosome 5, UCD10Xv1.1, whole genome shotgun sequence genomic window:
- the LOC107870983 gene encoding ABC transporter G family member 1 produces the protein MEMQSNYVPRWTPSPNRSPHRRHESETNESITSEDIPFNNINPTKNFPFSSQTPHVAIGSVGAPSLRVDSEIKRSLEEENYYEAPPQINVHPMISTYNITSNFRYDDVPLSGKLYNEGIYLTWKDLWVTVPDKKTGRRAILQGLTGYVQPGEVLAIMGPSGCGKSTLLDTLAGRLDSNTRQTGEILINGRRQSLAFGTSAYVTQDDTLMTTLTVREAIYYSAQLQLPNSMSRSEKRERAEATIREMGLQDAMNTRIGGWSVKGLSGGQKRRVSICIEILKRPKLLFLDEPTSGLDSAASYHVMNRIVQLAKQDGRTVVASIHQPSSEVFELFHNLCLLSSGRTVYFGSISAANEYFALNGFPCPTMRNPSDHYLRTINKDFDIDIEKGVTGKTTATEAINILVKSYKTSQGCQQVQRRVMEISQQSGGEEAKKGKQASFITQCMVLTRRSFVNMYRDLGYYWLRFAIYIALCLCVGTIFHDIGHDFGSIQARGSMLMFVAAFLTFMAIGGFPSFVEDMKIFTRERLNGHYGVAAYVVGNTFSSIPYLVLISVAPGAMAYYLVGLQKGFDHFAYFALMLFATMMLVESLMMIVASIVPDFLMGIITGAGIQGVMMLNGGFFRLPDDLPKPFWKYPMYYIAFHKYANQGFYKNEFLGLTFPNEQIGGPSIISGDEILRNVWQVEMGYSKWVDVAIIFGMVILYRFMFLGIIKTVEKVKPMIRSFMARSSKNPTHAEDPDS, from the exons ATGGAGATGCAATCTAATTATGTTCCGAGATGGACGCCTAGTCCAAATAGATCACCTCATAGACGTCATGAATCCGAGACAAATGAAAGCATTACATCAGAAGATATTCCTTTTAACAACATTAATCCAACCAAAAATTTCCCATTTAGTAGTCAAACACCTCATGTTGCAATTGGTTCAGTTGGAGCACCATCTCTAAGGGTTGATTCTGAAATAAAAAGGTCCTTAGAAGAGGAAAATTATTATGAAGCACCACCACAAATTAATGTTCATCCTATGATTAGTACTTATAATATTACTAGTAATTTTCGATATGATGATGTGCCTTTGAGTGGAAAGTTGTATAATGAAGGAATTTATTTAACATGGAAGGACTTGTGGGTGACTGTACCAGACAAGAAAACTGGGAGGAGAGCTATATTACAAGGCCTTACTGGTTATGTTCAACCTGGTGAAGTCTTGGCCATTATGGGCCCTTCTGGTTGTGGCAAATCCACTCTTCTTGATACACTAGCAG GGAGATTGGACTCGAACACAAGACAAACAGGAGAAATCCTCATCAATGGTCGTAGGCAATCACTTGCTTTTGGCACTTCG gCATACGTGACACAAGATGACACGTTGATGACGACACTGACAGTGCGAGAAGCAATTTACTATTCAGCCCAACTCCAACTCCCCAATTCGATGTCGAGATCCGAGAAGAGAGAAAGGGCTGAAGCAACCATAAGAGAAATGGGTTTGCAAGATGCAATGAACACAAGAATTGGTGGATGGAGTGTTAAAGGGCTAAGTGGGGGACAAAAAAGAAGAGTTAGTATTtgtattgaaatactaaaaaggCCAAAACTCCTATTTCTTGATGAGCCAACAAGTGGGCTTGATAGTGCTGCCTCTTATCATGTTATGAATAGAATAGTTCAATTGGCTAAACAAGATGGAAGGACTGTTGTGGCTTCTATTCATCAGCCAAGTAGTGAAGTGTTTGAACTTTTCCATAATCTTTGCCTTTTGTCTTCTGGAAGGACTGTCTACTTTGGCTCCATTTCTGCTGCAAATGAG TATTTTGCTTTGAACGGATTCCCATGTCCAACAATGAGGAATCCATCTGATCACTACCTAAGGACAATCAACAAGGACTTTGATATT GATATCGAAAAAGGAGTTACGGGAAAAACCACTGCCACAGAAGCAATCAACATTCTTGTTAAGTCATACAAGACCTCACAAGGTTGTCAACAAGTTCAACGCAGAGTTATGGAAATTTCCCAACAG AGTGGAGGAGAAGAGGCAAAGAAAGGAAAGCAAGCAAGTTTCATTACTCAGTGTATGGTTCTCACAAGGAGGTCCTTCGTGAACATGTATCGTGACCTTGGCTATTACTGGCTTCGTTTTGCAATTTATATTGCTTTGTGCTTGTGTGTTGGCACTATTTTTCATGACATTGGCCACGACTTTGGCTCTATTCAG GCTAGAGGATCAATGCTGATGTTTGTTGCTGCCTTCTTAACCTTTATGGCCATTGGTGGATTCCCTTCTTTTGTCGAAGATATGAAA atTTTCACTCGAGAAAGATTAAATGGACACTATGGTGTGGCTGCATATGTGGTGGGAAATACATTTTCTTCAATTCCTTACCTTGTATTAATCTCAGTAGCGCCTGGCGCTATGGCTTATTACCTAGTCGGACTACAAAAGGGGTTCGATCACTTCGCCTATTTTGCATTAATGCTATTTGCAACCATGATGTTAGTCGAAAGTCTCATGATGATTGTAGCAAGCATTGTCCCTGACTTTCTCATGGGGATTATAACAG GAGCTGGAATTCAAGGTGTTATGATGCTTAATGGAGGTTTCTTCAGGTTGCCTGATGATCTTCCTAAGCCATTTTGGAAGTATCCAATGTATTACATTGCATTTCATAAATATGCAAATCAAGGATTctacaagaatgaattcttgGGATTGACTTTCCCTAATGAGCAAATTGGAGGGCCATCCATCATAAGTGGTGATGAGATATTGAGAAATGTATGGCAAGTGGAAATGGGATATTCAAAATGGGTGGATGTTGCAATAATATTTGGAATGGTGATACTCTACAGGTTCATGTTTTTGGGAATAATTAAGACTGTTGAGAAAGTTAAGCCTATGATTAGATCATTTATGGCTCGTTCTTCTAAGAATCCAACTCATGCAGAAGATCCTGACTCTTGA